The proteins below are encoded in one region of Panulirus ornatus isolate Po-2019 chromosome 4, ASM3632096v1, whole genome shotgun sequence:
- the LOC139745885 gene encoding uncharacterized protein isoform X1 translates to MRLCGLLRVSLALACLLQVQGAMRETSPPPPVRPRDRRVVQELILTPHTNAPRGKHTPAQMSEAYPVSETSSDHNETNVNKTLKVKLPPLHCNDYRDCWQYTDPLLECRAGQCTCAPPFCWIYHYEASSIWTAKYVFQCGTCGVLGSSCNSSLACDFPGNCWSDGYCHCPRGENDNNICMMSNSNWIFKMALFGIGFILVFALCLTTWNCYKDPPWRRPEPWGCGFCPGNRGAEQRRSSNDKTPAFTIQAHYANQVYDGSTPSDQNPGVSPDEDVGGASATSSNRQRRSRTVSGGSSAGEDNSSFSSVTTTITNVSTTSTLPAADDPAPAAVSEPATGNPLAARSLRYQVFSLKVDAPPETTNFQTPSETGDSEDGSVAGSSGSCAHERCQLCLPKGPMTRPPSGGVAASPASAKRVQLPHLQSLDPVKGGISIESTNL, encoded by the exons atgaGGCTCTGTGGACTCCTGCGGGTGTCTCTCGCCCTGGCATGCCTCCTGCAGGTGCAAGGAGCCATGAGGGaaacctcacccccaccaccagtgagGCCCAGGGACCGACGAGTGGTCCAGGAGCTGATCCTCACTCCGCACACGAACGCCCCACGAGGGAAACACACTCCGGCCCAGATGTCAGAGGCGTACCCAGTCTCAGAGACCAGTAGTGACCATAATGAAACCAACGTAAACAAAACTCTTAAAG TGAAGTTGCCACCTCTACACTGCAATGACTACCGTGACTGTTGGCAGTACACAGACCCACTGCTGGAGTGCCGGGCGGGCCAGTGCACGTGCGCCCCGCCCTTCTGCTGGATCTACCACTACGAAGCCTCTAGCATCTGGACCGCCAAGTATGTCTTCCAGTGCGGCACCTGTG GTGTGCTGGGTTCCTCGTGCAACTCCAGTCTTGCCTGTGACTTCCCCGGCAATTGTTGGAGCGACGGCTACTGCCACTGCCCACGCGGCGAGAACGACAACAACATCTG CATGATGTCCAACTCAAACTGGATCTTCAAGATGGCGCTCTTCGGCATAGGATTCATCTTGGTCTTCGCCTTGTGTCTGACCACATGGAACTGCTACAAGGA TCCACCTTGGAGGAGACCGGAACCGTGGGGCTGTGGCTTCTGTCCTGGAAACCGAGGGGCTGAG CAGCGTCGTAGCTCCAACGACAAGACGCCAGCGTTCACCATCCAGGCCCATTATGCTAATCAG GTATACGACGGGTCCACCCCCAGCGACCAGAACCCCGGCGTTAGTCCTGACGAAGACGTAGGCGGGGCCTCAGCCACGAGCAGCAACCGTCAACGTCGATCTCGCACCGTGTCTGGAGGCAGTTCTGCTGGGGAGGACAACTCGAGCTTTTCCTCAGTTACAACCACCATAACAAacgtcagcaccaccagcaccttgCCTGCTGCTGACGATCCTGCTCCTGCCGCTGTATCAGAGCCAGCTACAGGGAACCCTCTGGCAGCCAGATCTCTTCGTTATCAAGTGTTCTCGCTCAAGGTGGACGCGCCTCCGGAAACGACTAATTTCCAGACACCCTCGGAGACTGGTGATAGCGAGGACGGGTCTGTTGCGGGCTCGTCAGGGAGCTGTGCTCACGAGCGATGTCAGCTGTGCCTGCCGAAGGGCCCTATGACTCGTCCCCCTAGCGGAGGAGTCGCCGCAAGTCCCGCATCGGCCAAGAGGGTTCAACTCCCCCACCTGCAGTCCTTAGATCCTGTAAAAGGAGGCATTTCTATAGAATCCACTAACCTCTAA
- the LOC139745885 gene encoding uncharacterized protein isoform X2, which produces MRLCGLLRVSLALACLLQVQGAMRETSPPPPVRPRDRRVVQELILTPHTNAPRGKHTPAQMSEAYPVSETSSDHNETNVNKTLKVKLPPLHCNDYRDCWQYTDPLLECRAGQCTCAPPFCWIYHYEASSIWTAKYVFQCGTCGVLGSSCNSSLACDFPGNCWSDGYCHCPRGENDNNICMMSNSNWIFKMALFGIGFILVFALCLTTWNCYKDPPWRRPEPWGCGFCPGNRGAERRSSNDKTPAFTIQAHYANQVYDGSTPSDQNPGVSPDEDVGGASATSSNRQRRSRTVSGGSSAGEDNSSFSSVTTTITNVSTTSTLPAADDPAPAAVSEPATGNPLAARSLRYQVFSLKVDAPPETTNFQTPSETGDSEDGSVAGSSGSCAHERCQLCLPKGPMTRPPSGGVAASPASAKRVQLPHLQSLDPVKGGISIESTNL; this is translated from the exons atgaGGCTCTGTGGACTCCTGCGGGTGTCTCTCGCCCTGGCATGCCTCCTGCAGGTGCAAGGAGCCATGAGGGaaacctcacccccaccaccagtgagGCCCAGGGACCGACGAGTGGTCCAGGAGCTGATCCTCACTCCGCACACGAACGCCCCACGAGGGAAACACACTCCGGCCCAGATGTCAGAGGCGTACCCAGTCTCAGAGACCAGTAGTGACCATAATGAAACCAACGTAAACAAAACTCTTAAAG TGAAGTTGCCACCTCTACACTGCAATGACTACCGTGACTGTTGGCAGTACACAGACCCACTGCTGGAGTGCCGGGCGGGCCAGTGCACGTGCGCCCCGCCCTTCTGCTGGATCTACCACTACGAAGCCTCTAGCATCTGGACCGCCAAGTATGTCTTCCAGTGCGGCACCTGTG GTGTGCTGGGTTCCTCGTGCAACTCCAGTCTTGCCTGTGACTTCCCCGGCAATTGTTGGAGCGACGGCTACTGCCACTGCCCACGCGGCGAGAACGACAACAACATCTG CATGATGTCCAACTCAAACTGGATCTTCAAGATGGCGCTCTTCGGCATAGGATTCATCTTGGTCTTCGCCTTGTGTCTGACCACATGGAACTGCTACAAGGA TCCACCTTGGAGGAGACCGGAACCGTGGGGCTGTGGCTTCTGTCCTGGAAACCGAGGGGCTGAG CGTCGTAGCTCCAACGACAAGACGCCAGCGTTCACCATCCAGGCCCATTATGCTAATCAG GTATACGACGGGTCCACCCCCAGCGACCAGAACCCCGGCGTTAGTCCTGACGAAGACGTAGGCGGGGCCTCAGCCACGAGCAGCAACCGTCAACGTCGATCTCGCACCGTGTCTGGAGGCAGTTCTGCTGGGGAGGACAACTCGAGCTTTTCCTCAGTTACAACCACCATAACAAacgtcagcaccaccagcaccttgCCTGCTGCTGACGATCCTGCTCCTGCCGCTGTATCAGAGCCAGCTACAGGGAACCCTCTGGCAGCCAGATCTCTTCGTTATCAAGTGTTCTCGCTCAAGGTGGACGCGCCTCCGGAAACGACTAATTTCCAGACACCCTCGGAGACTGGTGATAGCGAGGACGGGTCTGTTGCGGGCTCGTCAGGGAGCTGTGCTCACGAGCGATGTCAGCTGTGCCTGCCGAAGGGCCCTATGACTCGTCCCCCTAGCGGAGGAGTCGCCGCAAGTCCCGCATCGGCCAAGAGGGTTCAACTCCCCCACCTGCAGTCCTTAGATCCTGTAAAAGGAGGCATTTCTATAGAATCCACTAACCTCTAA